A DNA window from Zingiber officinale cultivar Zhangliang chromosome 3A, Zo_v1.1, whole genome shotgun sequence contains the following coding sequences:
- the LOC122053813 gene encoding probable xyloglucan endotransglucosylase/hydrolase protein 32, which produces MALPLLACLLFHLAALAHAQPSPGYRPSSLRRPIRFRQGYSNLWGPTHQTLSQDQYSLTMWLDRTSGSGFKSNRPYRNGYFGASIKLQSGYTAGVNTAFYLSNDQAHPGYHDEVDIEFLGTTPGKPYTVQTNVYVRGSGDGRLIGREVRFHLWFDPTTDFHHYAIIWNPDQIIFLVDDVPIRRYAKSSSAQWTFPDRPMWMYGSIWDASPWATENGKYKVEYRFQPFVARYTGFKIEGCSAFAPAWCRPVAASPAGGGLSAQQHAAMEWVRRNYLVYDYCEDSTKDHSQTPECGR; this is translated from the exons ATGGCTCTTCCTCTTCTGGCTTGCCTTCTCTTCCACCTCGCAGCGCTCGCCCACGCCCAGCCCTCTCCTGGATACCGACCGAGCTCTTTGCGTCGACCAATAAGGTTCAGACAGGGTTACAGTAATCTTTGGGGTCCTACGCACCAAACCCTCTCTCAAGATCAATATTCCCTCACCATGTGGCTGGACAGGACCTCAG GCAGTGGGTTTAAGTCGAATCGCCCGTATCGCAATGGCTACTTTGGTGCCTCGATCAAGCTTCAAAGTGGCTACACCGCCGGCGTCAACACTGCTTTTTAC ttATCGAACGATCAAGCTCATCCGGGGTACCATGACGAGGTGGACATCGAGTTCCTCGGCACCACGCCGGGAAAGCCCTACACTGTTCAAACCAACGTCTACGTCCGAGGCAGCGGCGACGGCCGTCTGATCGGCCGGGAGGTGAGGTTCCACTTATGGTTCGATCCCACCACCGACTTCCATCATTACGCCATTATCTGGAACCCTGACCAGATCAT ATTCTTGGTGGACGACGTGCCGATACGGAGGTACGCCAAATCTTCGTCGGCGCAGTGGACGTTCCCTGACCGCCCGATGTGGATGTACGGCTCGATCTGGGACGCGTCGCCGTGGGCCACGGAGAACGGCAAGTACAAGGTGGAGTACAGGTTCCAGCCTTTCGTGGCGAGGTACACGGGATTCAAGATCGAGGGCTGCTCCGCCTTCGCGCCGGCCTGGTGCCGACCGGTGGCGGCCTCGCCGGCCGGAGGTGGGCTCAGCGCGCAGCAGCACGCGGCGATGGAGTGGGTGAGGCGGAACTACCTGGTGTACGACTACTGCGAGGACAGCACCAAGGATCACTCGCAGACGCCCGAGTGCGGCAGATAA